From a region of the Equus przewalskii isolate Varuska chromosome 2, EquPr2, whole genome shotgun sequence genome:
- the ZNF593OS gene encoding putative transmembrane protein ZNF593OS produces the protein MQFRRLTPGYFRVLQMQVAGKLKAEPRSPLAGVVATLLAVLGLGGSCYAVWKMVRQQRPPQAP, from the exons ATGCAATTTCGACGCCTGACCCCTGGCTACTTCCGGGTGCTACAG ATGCAGGTGGCCGGGAAGCTAAAGGCAGAGCCCCGGAGTCCACTGGCTGGGGTTGTGGCTACACTGCTGGCTGTCCTCGGGCTGGGCGGCTCCTGCTATGCTGTCTGGAAGATGGTGAGGCAGCAGCGGCCGCCACAGGCCCCATAA
- the ZNF593 gene encoding zinc finger protein 593, whose translation MTSLSSPEAPARVLAARLWVLAPLSPAMGRSRRTGAHRTHSLARQMKAKRRRPDLDEIHRELRPQVSARPRPDPGAEPDPDLPGGGLHRCLACARYFIDSATLKTHFRSKDHKKRLKQLSVEPYSQEEAERAAGMGSYVPPQRLAVPTEVSTEVPEMDTST comes from the exons ATGACGTCACTGAGCAGTCCGGAAGCACCCGCACGTGTGCTCGCAGCTCGGCTCTGGGTCCTGGCCCCGCTGTCACCGGCCATGGGTCGCTCCCGCCGGACGGGCGCGCACCGAACGCACTCCCTGGCCCGCCAGATGAAGGCGAAGCGGCGGCGGCCGGACCTGGATGAGATTCACCGCGAGCTGCGGCCCCAGGTTTCCGCACGGCCCCGGCCAGACCCCGGCGCCGAGCCTGACCCCGACCTGCCAGGGGGCGGCCTACATCGCTGTCTGGCCTGCGC GAGGTACTTCATCGATTCCGCCACCTTGAAGACCCACTTCCGATCCAAAGACCACAAGAAAAG gCTAAAGCAGCTGAGCGTGGAGCCTTACAGTCAGGAAGAGGCCGAGAGGGCAGCGGGTATGGGCTCCTATGTGCCCCCCCAGCGGCTGGCAGTGCCCACAGAAGTGTCCACAGAGGTGCCTGAGATGGACACATCTACCTGA
- the C2H1orf232 gene encoding uncharacterized protein C1orf232 homolog, whose translation MNQAFWKAYKSKVLQTLSGESEEDLAEERENPALVESETAEPTEEAFSPMSQLARRVQGVGVKGWLTMSSLFNKEDENKLLPPEPCADHPLAARPSSQAAAAAEAEPRGPGFWDAFASRWQQQQAAAASMLRGAEPTPEPDPEAANEAAEEATERPESPEADAATGFKWGFLTHKLAEMRVKAAPKGD comes from the exons ATGAACCAGGCCTTCTGGAAAGCTTACAAGTCCAAAGTGCTACAGACCCTGAGTGGGGAATCTGAGGAGGACCTGGCAGAGGAG AGGGAGAACCCAGCCTTAGTGGAGTCTGAGACAGCGGAACCCACTGAAGAGGCCTTCAGTCCCATGTCACAGCTGGCCCGCCGG GTTCAGGGGGTCGGGGTAAAAGGTTGGCTGACAATGTCATCTCTGTTTAACAAAGAAGATGAGAACAAACTGCTACCACCGGAGCCCTGTGCTGAcca CCCGCTGGCTGCGCGGCCCTCCTCGcaggctgcggcggcggcggaggcggaGCCGCGCGGGCCCGGCTTTTGGGACGCGTTcgccagcaggtggcagcagcagcaggccgCGGCGGCGTCCATGCTGCGCGGCGCCGAACCCACCCCGGAGCCGGACCCCGAAGCTGCGAACGAGGCCGCGGAGGAGGCCACCGAACGCCCCGAGTCGCCGGAGGCCGACGCTGCGACCGGCTTCAAGTGGGGCTTCCTCACCCACAAACTGGCCGAGATGAGGGTGAAGGCTGCGCCCAAGGGCGACTAG
- the FAM110D gene encoding protein FAM110D has protein sequence MLQASPSTPSRGRTPSAVERLEADKAKYVKTHQVIARRQEPALRGGPGPLTPHPCNELGPSESPRTPRPARRGSGRRLPRPDSLIFYRQKRDCKASVNKENAKGQGLVRRLFLGAPRDAASSSPAPLERPAAPGGWSAPQDAPEAAGKRALCPTCSLPLSEKERFFNYCGLERALVEVLGAERFSPQSWGADASPQPGSSLPPGSGDTSDWTSSDGGTDRPNGADGGGGGSEAAGSARDGRPPVSVVERNARVIQWLYGCQRARGPPRESEV, from the coding sequence atgctccaggcctctccctccaccccgtCCAGGGGACGGACCCCCAGCGCAGTGGAGAGGCTAGAGGCCGACAAAGCCAAGTATGTCAAGACGCATCAGGTGATAGCGCGACGCCAGGAGCCAGCTCTGCGCGGGGGTCCCGGGCCGCTTACGCCGCACCCCTGCAATGAGCTGGGGCCCTCTGAATCGCCCCGGACGCCCAGACCCGCCCGCCGAGGCAGCGGCAGGCGACTGCCAAGGCCTGACTCTCTCATCTTCTATCGCCAGAAGCGGGACTGCAAGGCTTCTGTGAACAAAGAGAACGCCAAGGGCCAGGGGCTGGTGCGGCGCCTCTTCCTAGGAGCCCCCCGAGACGCCGCCTCGAGCAGCCCGGCCCCACTGGAAAGACCTGCGGCTCCTGGGGGTTGGTCTGCGCCCCAAGATGCCCCGGAAGCGGCGGGAAAGAGGGCGCTGTGCCCCACGTGCTCGCTGCCCCTATCGGAGAAGGAGCGTTTCTTCAACTACTGCGGCCTGGAGCGCGCGCTGGTGGAGGTGCTGGGCGCCGAGCGCTTCTCTCCGCAGAGTTGGGGGGCCGACGCCAGCCCCCAGCCTGGATCGTCGCTGCCGCCCGGATCCGGGGACACCAGCGACTGGACGTCCAGCGACGGCGGCACGGATCGCCCGAACGGTGCGGACGGCGGCGGCGGGGGCTCGGAAGCGGCGGGCTCGGCGCGGGATGGGCGCCCGCCTGTGTCGGTGGTGGAGCGCAACGCGCGCGTCATCCAGTGGTTGTATGGCTGCCAGCGCGCCCGCGGCCCGCCCCGCGAGTCCGAAGTGTGA